The window GTATCTAGACGAGATCATCATGGAGTAGTATTTTTTCCCgtacattctggtgatataatgttGATTTATCCTTGTTGGCGATTCTcgcaattatataaaatgtcccatgaacaaTTATCGTCCAcactttttatcatgataaacaatattattatttattgtcccatccctaaccAGCCCAACAAACAATTACATAATACTGGCTGAGAGGCACTATCTCTCCGTCTCTGCAGAATGGTAGTTGAAGGGTAACTATGGTGTGGGAAAACATGGCAAGATTAATGCGAATGAAAACttatagtaataaaataaatactaaacaaatgcaaaatgacTGAGTATTATTAAAAGTGCAATGACACAATGCATTGTTTATGGTCACATTCTTTAAGAAGCCCACAGCTCAAAGTTACCTGTTGTGCGAGTTTATACAGCATGCGTGCACTGACTGCTGTGGTGTGGGTACGGAGGATGTTCTTCTGAGCCTCCTCAATCTTCCAATCATATTTGTACCTACAAGACAGCGCCAGTTCGAGGAAGGAAGTGTTTTTGGTGATAACTGCGTGAAACTATAACAGTCACACAGATTGACCCAAAACATAGATGTAAAAAGAGATGTGAGCGTGGTTCATTCATGCTCCTAGGACTCTGTAATATCTGATTCTCCATTATTATTCCAGGCTAATTTTATCACAACTTTTGGACTTGAATTGGTGGTGGTACTGTGCAATGTAATGTGTGTCTTACCCCTGTGAACCATACCCTCCTTCTGAGTGgaccttctcactctctccagaTAGTCCCGTGGGAACTCATGGGCCAGAGCTGGTCTGAAAAGTCACATGAAAAGTAATTACAAGAATGGTAGCCAAGAAAAAGAATGACTGACCTTCTTAGTTCTTACACATATAATGCTTTCGCTAGGTCTTTTGAGGACTCTGGATCACCttgaataaatatttcatgGTTTCTTCTTTAAATAGGATGTGTATGGTAGGGCTGTAGTCAATTAATTGTGATAGGCATCTTAGTCGATAAACGTTTTCATTACACTTATTTTATTGGAATTATAGGGATTTATAGGAAACCACAGCAGAAAGATGAAAGCATGCTTTTAGCTGATTCATTTATGTACAAAGCATGACTTAGTTgaacaagaatttctttagtgaCTACAAAATGGAAAATGGTATATAGATTTTGCACAGAATGGACATTTTGTTAAGAAGGTGGCCATTTCACAATTGCTTATaacttacaaaaaatataacttttctttGCAAGGagaaaatgacatgttaagtGAAGAGTTTTCAATCACATTAACATATAAGTATGCACCAATTCTCACCAGACAAAAAGAAGGTGTCATGCTGGTCTCGGGCCGGGTGCTGTTGGGGTTGGAACAGAGAGTCAAAGTTCCAGAAGGAGCTCTCGATGAAGTTGTTAGTGGGCATCTCTGTGAAACTGAGAAATATAAACACCACAACTTTAACATATATTTGAAGATATTAAAAGgttatttgattttgatttattcTATATACAAAGTTTGTACTCACCCCATCTCCAGAAAGATCTGTCTGAACTGTGTGCGCACCTTCATAAGCGGGTGTAGATGGCCACTGTCTGGAGCTACCCCCATGGCTTCAAAATTGTATGGCTTAAATTTCTTTTCTTTCCAGCCTCCTCTGTAACTCACAAACATCATCAGAAGGGTTACCAAACATGATCTCCTACCTCGTCTGTTCCAGCCTATTAAGAAAAAAGTACTCAATCCACCACAAAAGACCAAGTTCTCCAAATGACAGTTACACAAACTGGTACACCACATCACTTGTTGagttgtaaatgttttaaatggggaATTTCACATTACTAGAGCCTTTATATTTTGAGTAGTCGTACTGAGCATGAGAACACATCTGCAGCGGAAGCACAATCCAAGCTTTATTTatagacatttttattatattggatttgcacatttttcagaCTATTGTTGTGCTGCCTAGCCTTTAGAGCACAGTCCATGTCTGTGGACCGATTCCCTGTTAGAGGCAGTGTTCCTCTGTGTCCACTGTCTGAGTACCTTCATTCTGCTATTCTTGAACAGAGGAGGGCAGACTGGACAGGTACATTACACATTGATAAATTTGATGataattatgtaatgtttttactATCACTTTGACAGATATAAGAATTAACAGAATAACTCACGAGGTGATCATCTCTGGTGTCAGTTCTGTCTCTTGTTTTGTGATGGTGGTGCTGAAGGAGTTTCCCTTAATGATCCAGTAAGACTTTACCGTCCTACACATGGGTGTTACAGAAagagtgaaaaatgtatgcTGACATTAGTAAAATCACTGTGAGCACATGTCTACTATATCTGCATCACCAACAATAATTACACTGCCACCTACTGGTAAAGTAATGGGTCCAATAACCTCAAAATAATAGGAATATTACTCACACTTCTGAAAGCAGtttccgcttcttcagttcattcTTTTCCTTCTCATCCAGTTGGGAGCTGGTGCCCTTCTTTACCAGCAGCAACTTTTGTCTGACCTGGTCCACCACACTTTCCACctacaaacaaatacacatacTTTATGGAAATCATCTTATAAACaattacaaatcaaaacagaaaaagttacatactgctcTGAAAACCCTGGGACCTCCTTCATGCGCCTTGTCCACCTTGATCCACTTGTTTGACATGGCCTTGCTGAAGCCAATCTTTCCAAAGGACAGTTTCTATAAAATGTTGACATATTTGCTTCAAAattatttgtgcatttttaaggCTGTGAAATCATACAGAAGTCTTTGTATACCATGAGTTCGCTCTGAGCCAGCCCCTCCATTGGGACAGAGCTAAACACGCGTGCTTCATGACTGCCTTGTTCAGCAATCTCACTGCCTTCCTCCGTCAGCTCCCAGTGCTTTGACGAGCGCAGTTCTGCTGAAATAATCTACAAGACAGACAAcatttatgaggaaaaaaagagaCTGCATCAGTCAGACATTAATTTTTGTTATGCTAGAATAATTGCTATGAGGTAAATTTCACAGTAGTGTGACCCATGTTTACTCTGCTATCTGCTGATCTCTAGCAGCAGTTACTTGAGCTTGGGCATCCAAGACAATGGAACTTTCTAATTAGAAAACAAGGAGAGAACTAATCTAGATCCCAGGCTAGAAAATTACCACCCCAAATGTGCAATTTCACAGCACATTTGGGGTCAACCAAGATAactatttttttagatttataaaAATTATAACTACAACCTTAAGCATTGTAAACCAGTTGCTGTCTTATGGTTGCATCAGTCAGAGCATTAAATGAACACAGTAGACATTCGGACTTCCGGTGCTGCTCGGTTCGGTAAACTCACGTCTCCGAGGGACTGTATACTCTTCACGGCCCCGACTACGACCTGGTGGTCCACCCCGAGCCCGGACGCGGCCTCCACGCTGTCCACACCATCGTCAGCCCTCTCCACCAGCCGTAAGAGCGCCTCTATTACTCCGGCGTCAGCCATGCTACCGCCTCAAAGCACCAAAAAGAC of the Periophthalmus magnuspinnatus isolate fPerMag1 chromosome 8, fPerMag1.2.pri, whole genome shotgun sequence genome contains:
- the farsa gene encoding LOW QUALITY PROTEIN: phenylalanine--tRNA ligase alpha subunit (The sequence of the model RefSeq protein was modified relative to this genomic sequence to represent the inferred CDS: inserted 2 bases in 2 codons; substituted 1 base at 1 genomic stop codon); amino-acid sequence: MADAGVIEALLRLVERADDGVDSVEAASGLGVDHQVVVGAVKSIQSLGDIISAELRSSKHWELTEEGSEIAEQGSHEARVFSSVPMEGLAQSELMKLSFGKIGFSKAMSNKWIKVDKAHEGGPRVFRAVESVVDQVRQKLLLVKKGTSSQLDEKEKNELKKRKLLSEVTVKSYWIIKGNSFSTTITKQETELTPEMITSGGWKEKKFKPYNFEAMGVAPDSGHLHPLMKVRTQFRQIFLEMGFTEMPTNNFIESSFWNFDSLFQPQQHPARDQHDTFFLSGENXPALAHEFPRDYLERVXKVHSEGGYGSQGYKYDWKIEEAQKNILRTHTTAVSARMLYKLAQQEKFTPVKYFSIDRVFRNETLDATHLAEFHQIEGVVADYGLTLGDLMGILHQFFTKLGITKLRXKPAYNPYTEPSMEVFSYHEGLKKWVEVGNSGVFRPEMLLPMGLPEDVSVIAWGLSLERPTMIKYGINNIRELVGHKVNLQMVYDSPICRLDS